A portion of the Candidatus Bathyarchaeia archaeon genome contains these proteins:
- a CDS encoding glycosyltransferase gives MATLKDFPTVSIIITTLNNEQTIDECLKSIFDLDYPRDLMEVIVVDGGSKDSTVEIAKKYPAKVIVKPSNAPSAYNYALKIARGDLIAIVDADVKVERGWLSRLAGRMKDPLVACVGGGIETWNPQRVLPRCIGYDIKYRYGRLLKSGDIKRLATMNLLIRRNVLEKVGGFDESLPTQYDTELGYRITDRGYKIIFEPEAKCYHFNRQTWREYFKQQFQYGKNTIRLYLKKPSLIKGDRITDFGMNIQPVLLIIAFILAVLGLTLEQARFTLYVSTAILAFLLAYYVIYAAKVSLQFKDPTALLLVPICFVRAVAWTLGGIFGIFKTVKAGEESPVD, from the coding sequence ATGGCAACGCTAAAGGATTTTCCAACAGTGTCAATAATCATCACAACTCTAAATAATGAGCAGACAATCGATGAATGTTTGAAGTCAATTTTTGATTTGGATTATCCAAGGGATCTCATGGAAGTTATAGTTGTGGATGGTGGTTCAAAAGATTCAACCGTAGAGATAGCCAAGAAATACCCGGCAAAAGTTATTGTCAAGCCCTCAAATGCACCTTCAGCCTACAATTATGCATTAAAAATTGCGAGGGGCGACTTAATCGCAATAGTGGATGCCGATGTGAAGGTTGAAAGGGGTTGGTTGAGCAGGCTTGCTGGGCGCATGAAAGATCCGCTGGTTGCGTGTGTTGGTGGAGGAATTGAAACATGGAATCCCCAACGTGTCCTACCCAGATGCATTGGATATGACATCAAATATAGATATGGCAGGCTGTTAAAAAGCGGAGACATCAAGCGTCTGGCAACCATGAATTTGCTAATCAGACGAAACGTCTTGGAGAAGGTTGGAGGGTTCGATGAGAGTCTCCCCACACAATATGACACTGAACTCGGGTATAGGATAACTGATAGAGGCTACAAAATAATTTTCGAACCAGAAGCAAAGTGCTACCATTTTAATAGGCAAACGTGGCGGGAATACTTTAAACAGCAATTTCAATACGGTAAAAACACGATTAGACTCTACCTTAAGAAACCCTCACTCATAAAAGGAGACAGAATCACCGATTTTGGAATGAACATTCAACCAGTTCTGCTGATCATCGCCTTCATATTAGCGGTTTTGGGGTTAACACTTGAACAGGCAAGGTTCACTTTGTACGTTTCTACGGCAATTTTGGCATTCCTACTAGCCTACTACGTTATCTATGCTGCGAAAGTTTCACTACAATTCAAGGATCCTACAGCTCTACTTCTAGTCCCCATCTGCTTCGTCAGGGCAGTAGCTTGGACTCTTGGAGGCATCTTCGGAATCTTTAAAACGGTGAAGGCTGGAGAGGAAAGTCCTGTTGATTAA